The sequence GAACGCCCCGCCGCCGTCGACGGCGGTGAACAGCTCGTCGGGCACCGGGGCGTACACCGCCGCCAGCACCGGGCGCCCGTCGCGGACGAGGCTGACCCCGATGTTCCAGTCGGGCATGCCGTGCACCGCGTTGACGTTGCCGCCGACCGGGTCGACGAGCCACCACTCGCCCGGGGCCAGCGCCCCGGAGCCGTGTTCGTCGTCGAGCCAGCGCGCCTCCGGCCGGATCGCGGCGAGCGCCGGGCGCAGCACCTCGGCGACGGCGGCATCGTTGTCGTGCAGGTTCGCCAGCACCTCCGGCAGCCCCGGCGGCCGCGATTCGGTGGCGTAGCGCGCCAGCATCCGGGCACCGGCCTCGCGGACGGCGGTGGCGAGCAGATCGTGGGTCATGGTTCCTCCTGTGGTTGTCTTGCGTTCGTGCATCTGGACTTGAACCTGCTCACCGTGTTTGACGCGCTGCTCGAGGAAGGCAGCGTGATGGGCGCGGCCGAGCGGCTGCACCTGTCGTCGCCTGCGGTGAGCCGCACGCTCGGGCGGCTGCGCAAGGTGACCGGCGACGACATCCTGGTGCGCACCGGCCACTCGATGGCGCCGACGCCGTACGCGCTGTCGGTGCGGGAAGACGTGCACCGGCTGGTCCGGCAGGCCCGCGAGGTGCTGACGCCGGCCCGCGAGCTGGACCTGGCCGAACTGGACCGCACCTTCACGATCCAGTGCCACGACGCGCTGGCCGCGT is a genomic window of Amycolatopsis lexingtonensis containing:
- a CDS encoding inositol monophosphatase family protein; this translates as MTHDLLATAVREAGARMLARYATESRPPGLPEVLANLHDNDAAVAEVLRPALAAIRPEARWLDDEHGSGALAPGEWWLVDPVGGNVNAVHGMPDWNIGVSLVRDGRPVLAAVYAPVPDELFTAVDGGGAFRNGAPLRVSAKTALDGALAGTGQARPGHDAAFFERMGRSFTAMSAAALYVRISVPVSHQLAQVAAGRMDLHWQLENVRSHAAGVLLVQEAGGVVTDLDGKPWDLTSEGYLAAAPGVHAAALEVLTA